A genomic segment from Gemmatimonadota bacterium encodes:
- the msrP gene encoding protein-methionine-sulfoxide reductase catalytic subunit MsrP has product MLIRRPDDIASRDITDEALYLNRRAWLQAAGVSLAAFAPLRFSRFHSVDDKPTPYKLITTYNNFYEFGTSKEDPSENAGTLRPKPWTVSVEGDIKRPAKYALDDLLRGIPVVDRTYRHRCVEAWSMVIPWNGIQLRDLIRKLEPGSKAKFVEFTTLNDPVQMPGLRSNALPWPYVEALRMDEAMHPLTLLATGIYGKSLLNQNGAPLRLVTPWKYGFKGGKSIVRIRFLESQPATTWNVAAPDEYGFYANVNPSVDHPRWTQSKERPIGGFLKVPTLPFNGYADQVASLYAGMDLRRNF; this is encoded by the coding sequence GTGCTGATTCGCCGCCCCGATGACATCGCTTCGCGTGACATCACCGACGAAGCGCTCTACCTGAATCGACGCGCCTGGTTGCAAGCCGCCGGAGTCTCACTGGCTGCCTTCGCCCCGCTGCGGTTCTCCCGATTCCACAGCGTCGACGACAAGCCGACTCCCTACAAGCTCATCACGACCTACAACAACTTCTACGAATTCGGCACTTCGAAGGAAGACCCCTCGGAGAATGCCGGCACGTTGCGGCCGAAGCCGTGGACCGTGTCAGTCGAAGGCGACATCAAGCGCCCGGCGAAATACGCGCTCGACGATCTCCTACGCGGGATCCCGGTCGTTGACCGGACCTATCGCCATCGCTGCGTCGAGGCATGGTCGATGGTGATTCCCTGGAACGGGATCCAGTTGCGGGATTTGATCCGCAAGCTCGAACCCGGCTCGAAAGCGAAATTCGTTGAATTCACGACCCTCAACGATCCAGTGCAAATGCCGGGGCTCCGGTCGAACGCGCTGCCCTGGCCGTATGTCGAAGCGTTGCGGATGGACGAGGCGATGCATCCGCTCACGCTCCTTGCGACCGGCATCTATGGCAAGTCGCTGCTCAACCAGAACGGCGCACCACTCCGTCTGGTGACGCCGTGGAAGTACGGCTTCAAGGGCGGCAAATCGATTGTGCGGATTCGCTTTCTCGAGTCGCAGCCGGCGACCACCTGGAATGTGGCCGCGCCGGATGAGTACGGCTTCTACGCCAACGTGAATCCGTCGGTCGATCATCCGCGCTGGACTCAGTCGAAGGAGCGGCCGATCGGCGGATTCCTCAAGGTGCCGACGCTCCCGTTCAACGGCTACGCTGATCAGGTTGCCTCGCTCTACGCAGGGATGGACCTGCGCCGCAACTTCTGA